The region CCGGCCACTGCGCCCTGGTTGTCGCGGCCCACGCTCAGCGACAGCGCCGTGCTGAGGCTGGGGCCCAGCACCGCCGAGCCGATGCCCAGCAGGCTGAGGGCCAGGGTGGTGGGCCAGAAGCTGCGGGTCTGCGGAATCAGGGCCATGCCGATGCCCATGATCAGGATGCCGACAGGAATCAGGGTGGAGAGTGGCACGGTCTTGCCCAGGCGGCGCATCGCTCCGCCCTGCACACCGGCCGACACCACCCCGAAAATACCCAGCATCATGCCCACCGTCTGAGCAGTGCGCTGAGGGTCAAGGCCCTGGGTATCGCCCACGAAGAAGGCGATGGTCTGTTCCATGCTGACGCTCGCCATGGTGAATACGGCGCTGATCGCCAGGAAAGCCAGAACACCGTTGCGGCGCAGCACCGCGCCGCGGTCCACAGCCTGATGCTCCTCACCTTCGCCGCGTACCCGGGTTTCCGGCACCAGAAAGTAAGCGGCAATGGCGGTCAGCAGGCCCAAGCCAGCGCTGAAGTACACCGGGGCGACCAGCCCGAACTGAGAGAGTACCCCACCCAGTGCCGGGCCGAACACCACGCCCAGACCGAAAGCGGCGCCAATCAATCCCATCGCACCGGCGCGGTCAGCTTCGGTGGTCAGGTCGGCCATCATGGCCTGAGCAGTAGGCAGCGTGGCGCTAGACAGCATGCCGCCCAGCACGCGAGAAGCCACCAGCAGGCCGAACAGCAGGGTGCCGCTCAGGGCGCCGTTCAGGCCCATCTGCGCAAACACACCGAACAGCCCGAACGAGAGGGCAAAGCCCACCAGCCCCATCAGCAGCGCCGGCTTGCGGCCCACCTTCTCGGAGCGGGCGCCCCAGACAGGTGAGAAAACCAGCTGCATCAGCGAGTAGGCAGTCGAAAACCAGCCGGCCTGTACCGGCGTAAGGTCCAGCTGCAAGCTGAGCGGCCCGATGATGGGAAACAGGACACTGAGGCCCAGCATGGCCGTGAAGATGGTGAAGAACAGGATGATTTTCGCCCGTTTGGTGGTCTCGGGCGAGGGAGTAGACGCGGTCATAGCAGCAAGTGTAGCACCGCAACTGACCGATCGGTTAGCTGCCTTTATGTGCAGCCAGCGTGGGCACAAAGCGGGCACGAGAGTGCAAAGGTTAGGCCGCCCCCGAGGGAAGCGGCCCAGAACTCTGAGACGAAGGAAAACTCAGGAATGGGTAACGGGCGCAGGCGCCGGAACCTGCAACTCGTCCAGCACCCGGGCAATTCCGGCGGCGTCAATGCCGGCACGGGCATAGACGCTTTCGGGCTTGGCATGATCCTGAAAGTGGTCGGGAATGCCCAGCACCCGTACCGGCACGCTGAGGCCCCAGCGGCTCAGGGTTTCCAGCACCGCACTGCCGAAGCCGCCGGCCACCGTGTTGTCCTCCACCGTGACGATGGCCCGGGCCGAGGAAGCGATCTGGCGCAGCATGAATTCATCCAGCGGCTTGACGAAGCGGGCATTCACCACGCCCACGCCGGGGCGGTCCCCAGCGGCAGCCAGGGCGTCGGCCAGCGGCTTGCCTGTGGCCAGAATCACCACATCGTCGCCGGCTTTCAGCCGCTCCCAGGTGCCCCACTCGATGCTGGGCCATTCCCCAGCCGGCACCTGATCGGTGTTGCCACGCGGGTAGCGAATTGCCACCGGGCCGCCCACCTGCGCCGCGCCTTTCAGCATGGCCCGCAGCTCGCGGGTGTCGCGGGGCAGAGCAATCTGCACATTGGGGATAGAACGCAGGAAGCTCAGGTCGAACACGCCGTTGTGGGTGGCGCCGTCCGCGCCCACGATGCCGCCACGGTCCACCGCAAAAATCACGTTGAGGTTCTCGATCGCCACGTCATGCAGCACCTGATCGTAAGCCCGCTGCAAAAAAGTGGAATAAATCGCCACGATGGGTTTCATGCCCTGCAGAGCCATGCCGGCGGCGGCGGTCACGGCCACGTCTTCCGCAATGCCCACATCCACATAGCGGTCCGGGTGGGCCTGGCTGTAGCGCACCAAGCCGCTGCCCTCGCGCATGGCCGGCGTGATCACGTAGACGCCCGGGTCCTCATTGGCCCACTCGGTCACGGCGTCGCCAAAGGCGCTGCTCCAGCTGTAGGCGTTGGACGGGGTAAACTCGCCGGTGGCCGGGTCGAACTTGGCCGGGCCGTGCCACTTGATGGGATCTTCCTCGGCGTAGCTGAGGCCTTTGCCCTTGCGGGTCACCACGTGCAGGATGGTGGGGCCGTCCAGCTCC is a window of Deinococcus sp. Marseille-Q6407 DNA encoding:
- a CDS encoding MFS transporter yields the protein MTASTPSPETTKRAKIILFFTIFTAMLGLSVLFPIIGPLSLQLDLTPVQAGWFSTAYSLMQLVFSPVWGARSEKVGRKPALLMGLVGFALSFGLFGVFAQMGLNGALSGTLLFGLLVASRVLGGMLSSATLPTAQAMMADLTTEADRAGAMGLIGAAFGLGVVFGPALGGVLSQFGLVAPVYFSAGLGLLTAIAAYFLVPETRVRGEGEEHQAVDRGAVLRRNGVLAFLAISAVFTMASVSMEQTIAFFVGDTQGLDPQRTAQTVGMMLGIFGVVSAGVQGGAMRRLGKTVPLSTLIPVGILIMGIGMALIPQTRSFWPTTLALSLLGIGSAVLGPSLSTALSLSVGRDNQGAVAGLNSSALALGRMSGPLIGTALYQKVAWGAPYYFGEALLLLLLIYTLIARPPFPNNVQPQPEAGAGA
- the dxs gene encoding 1-deoxy-D-xylulose-5-phosphate synthase, which gives rise to MTGAAPSSTPLLDQIQGPDDLKKLSRSQLPALSAELRGEIVRVCSVGGLHLASSLGATDVIVALHYVLNSPRDRILFDVGHQAYAHKMLTGRRDQMSTVKQEGGLSGFTRVSESEHDAITVGHASTSLANALGMALARDARGEDFEVAAVIGDGALTGGMALAALNTIGDLNPRMLIILNDNEMSISENVGGINRFMRSLQVHPLIREGEDVGRKAVKAVSKPLADIMSRAKHSTRHFFDPASVNPFAAMGLRYVGPVDGHNVTELVWLLEKLKELDGPTILHVVTRKGKGLSYAEEDPIKWHGPAKFDPATGEFTPSNAYSWSSAFGDAVTEWANEDPGVYVITPAMREGSGLVRYSQAHPDRYVDVGIAEDVAVTAAAGMALQGMKPIVAIYSTFLQRAYDQVLHDVAIENLNVIFAVDRGGIVGADGATHNGVFDLSFLRSIPNVQIALPRDTRELRAMLKGAAQVGGPVAIRYPRGNTDQVPAGEWPSIEWGTWERLKAGDDVVILATGKPLADALAAAGDRPGVGVVNARFVKPLDEFMLRQIASSARAIVTVEDNTVAGGFGSAVLETLSRWGLSVPVRVLGIPDHFQDHAKPESVYARAGIDAAGIARVLDELQVPAPAPVTHS